Below is a genomic region from Prolixibacteraceae bacterium.
ATTGATCTTTTGATACCCATTGCATTTTTATATAAGTTATGATTTAATTGATATAAGAAGGAGAGGATCATCTTTTGTACTCAAAGAGCATTGATTATCCTATAGAAAAATGCTATCACGTCCTTCTTGCACCGCGATAGAGTACCAATGCATATATTAAGTTGAATTTCGTTCTTCAAACCCACCTCCTTTCTTATTGTGTTAGATAAAATATAATTTGAAAGGAGGTATTTCAAACTCCCATAAATTACAACATGATGAAAAAAAAGATTGCATTACCAACAAACCATGACGGACAATTAGAACAACATTTTGGGCATACCTCATATTTTACTTTCTATGAAGTGGAAGGTAAGAAGGTCATCAATAAGATACAACTTCTTGCCCCTCCTCATAAACCAGGATTACTTCCCGAATGGATGGCCTCACATAAAGTCACAGATGTTGTCACATCTGGAATGGGAAACAAAGCATTGGCTCTATTCCGTGAAAAGAATATAGCAGTTTATACCGGTGTAACAAAAGGCAATGCAGATCATATTGTAGATCAATTTGTTGAACACGAACTGATAGTGGGGGTAAATGGATGTACCCATGACGCCGATCATACATGTAACCATTAGTCTATAACATGCTGGAGATCAGTTGTAATACATTTTCTCTGTTTAGCAGTTGCATTTCACGGATAAGGCGAGTTCAAACAACTTACTTCATGATTTAGTAGGTATTAATATTAATGAAAATATGCCTCCTTTAAAAATAATGGAAAAATCGTGTCAGAAATGTCATATACGATCAGTGGAGAAGTTAATTCAAAAGTTCTCTTTAGAACCAGCTCGAGCAGCTCGATTAAGACAACAAGCGAAAGCATACCTCGATATTACTACAGATATACCGAACCCAATAAGGGCACAATATATCCATCGTTTATCTCGCGAGATATTGCAGAATAGAGATCCATTCGATCATGTAAAAAGATCTGCAAATGAACTTTTAATGGCCCAATACGATCATTGGTTCAATTATATCCGTCAGTCTGAAGAACCTCTGTTTACAGCCTCAAAACTTGCCATTATTGGCAATATCATTGACTATGGTGCCCACCGTGCACAAGATGATATTATCGCACTGATAGAGCCTTTTTTGAGTAGAAAAGTGGTTACCAATCAAATTGACTCTTTTGTCAAGTCGATAGATAGAGCAAAAGATATTCTATACCTCGGAGATAATGCTGGCGAGATATTCTTCGATAAGTTATTGATTGAATTGATTGGTCCCGAGAAAGTGACCTATGTGACTCGAGGGGAACCAGTAATTAATGATGTGACAAAAGAAGATGCGGAGACTATTGGTATAACTTCATTGTGTAAAACACTTGACAACGGATCGGATGCCCCATCTACTGTACTATCAGATTGTAGTGATGCTTTTTTAGAACACTATTATGCTTCGGATATGATCATCTCCAAAGGGCAAGGAAACTTTGAGGGATTAATGAATGAGAAACATACCAACACCTTCTTTTTATTGATTGCGAAATGCATTCCAATAGCAGATATGTTAAATGTACATGTCGATGATATGGTGCTGAAAAAATATGAAAAACATGAGTTCGTTTAAAATAGCTATCGCAAGTGGTAAAGGGGGAGTAGGTAAAACAACACTATCCGTACTACTATATCATCAGCTTCAAAAAGCGATGAATGAAACAATATCTTTGGTTGATTGTGATGTGGAAGAGCCAAATAGTCGAATATTTTTCCCATCAAGTACACAAACCAAACAAGAGGTTGCAATCCAAGAGATCCCAGCAATAGACACCGAGAGGTGTACCTTTTGTCGTAAATGTGTGGATGTGTGTGAGTTCAATGCCATCATGATGGTTGGAGCATTAAAGCACGCAGAAGTCAATGAAAGCTTATGCCACTCATGTGGCGCATGTGAATATGTATGCGACCAACATGCATTGGGTACTAAGCGTGTGGCTATTGGCCTAATGACCCAACACCAAACTCCTTTAGGTTCTCTTTACGAAGGTCGGCTAGAGGTGGGATCTGTAATGCAAACCCGACTTATAGGTATGCTTAAAGAGTGGGGACCATCAGGTCATATTGCCATCTACGATGCTCCTCCAGGAACGAGTTGCTCCGTGGTCGAGACCTTAGACGAAATGGATTATGTCGTTCTAGTAGCCGAAGAGACCTCTTTTGGGCTTCATGATCTCAAATTAATCATTCGTTTGGTGAAAGCACTGCAAATACCTTTTGGTGTTGTGATCAATAAAGCTGGATTAGGATCGACACCTTTGAAAACATACCTGCAACAACAGCAGGTGGAACTTCTAGGTGAGATCCCACATAGTATCCCATTTGCCAAAGCTTCGGCAAAAGCGGATATTTTTGACTCAATGCCTTCAGTCATACAAGGTGCCATTGAGACGGTGGCACAAAAAATAAAACATAAAAGGGTAGAAGTATGAGAGAGATTACGGTATTAAGTGGAAAGGGTGGTGCTGGAAAAACTTCAATCACAGCGGCACTAGCATCTCTTTGTTCAAAAGCAGTATTTTGTGATAACGACGTAGACGCATCAGACCTTCATCTGATCTTTTCTCCTCAAAAACAACAATGCCACCCTTTTGAATATGGGTGGGAGATGACCATAGACCCTCAAAAATGCAATGGATGCCAACTATGCGAATCATTGTGTCGTTTTCATGCAATACAGATGAACAAAGATGGCAAAGCCGAAATGAAACCATTTCAATGTGAAGGTTGTCGTCTATGCGAGAGGAGTTGTCCTCAAAATGCGATCACATCACAAATAAATAAAAATAACCATTGGTTCATCTCCTCCTCTCGGTTCGGAGCATTAGTTCACGCAGAGATGGGTGTGGGAGAAGAGAATTCGGGGAAACTTGTCTCCTTAATACGAAAAGAGAGTCGTGACCTTGCCAAGCAGTTGAATATAGAGTATGTGATCAATGATGGACCTCCAGGTATCGGGTGTTCTACTATTGCTTCGATAACAGGAACCCATGCTGTGTTGGTGGTAATAGAAACATCTGAATCGGGATGGCACGATGCCATTCGTGTGTTAGATCTTGCAAAGAAATGGGATGTCCCAACCTATGCGGTGATCAACAAATACGACTTAAACGAATCTCTTTCCGATAAAATTAAGATCTACCTGAAAGAGAAAAAGATCCCTCTTCTCGCTTCAATTCCTTGGTCTAGAGAGTTTGTTGAGGCGATAGAGCAGCAGCAGAATATAATCGAATACAGCCAAAACGAGGAGCTAAAAGCATCATTACACCATGTGTGGGATGCCATTAAATAACTACTTATGTCAATAACAAATATAAAGAACATCCTATTGGTCTCCTCTGGTAAAGGAGGTGTTGGGAAATCAATGGTAGCGGTAAATACCGCCTATGCATTATCCCAAAATGGATATAAAACAGGAATATTAGATGCCGACTTCTATGGGCCTAGTGTCCCTTTAGCCATGGGAATTAGGGACCAACGCCTTACTTCCAAGAAAGAAGGCGGTAAAGAGCTATTCTATCCTATCATCAAACATGGAATAAAAGTTAACTCATTGGGTTTTATGATGAACCCTGAAGACCCTGTAATATGGCGAGGTCCTTTGGCATCTTCCGCTTTGAACCAACTACTACATGATACGATATGGGAAGAGCTTGACTTTCTCGTACTAGATATGCCTCCTGGAACGGGAGATATCGCAATCTCTATTGTTCAGCAACTACCAAATGCAAATGCTATCGTGGTGACCACACCACAAGAGATGGCAGTGGCCGATGCGCGTAAAGCAGCCAATATGTTCCTTTCGCAAGGGATGGATATCAAAGTCCTTGGCGTCGTAGAAAACATGTCGTGGTTCACACCCCAAGAACATCCAGAAGAGAAATACTTCTTGTTCGGTAAAGGAGGAGGTGCACAACTAGCACACGAAATCTCTACGTCACTATTAGCACAAATACCGTTGGTGGCGGAAGTCGGAACATGTGCAGATCAAGGAAAACCCATCTACGCAACAGATCAAAAGCCTATTTTGGATGCTTTTGATCAACTTATTGAAAAGATCTTAGATGAAACGCTAGTAACTGTTGCATGATCATATTCATAGGCTTATAAATCAAGATATTGCCACGAATATGTGAAGCTTGATGTGCAATGGAAATAGAACCACTAAGGCACAAAGACACGAAGTTTCATGTGCAATGGAATAAAAGTCACGGATTCTCACGGATCTTATACATTTTGAATGTCTATGTTGCAACTTTCCCTGAAAGGGAAACCGAACCTAGCCCAATGGTGAAAACCATAGTTCGACCGCAAGGTCAAAGTATTGGTTGCAGCCTTGGGGTACCAATTAAACAACAACAAAAGGGCTGAAAGTCTGAACCCATTCCGACCAGTATAAACGTTGGGCTGTGGCATCCCTCTCGTGCCAATAAATTGGCACAAACTATGATGTATTGGATAACAAGGTTCTTGAAGGTATTTCAAATGTCTATGTTGCAACTTTCCCTGAAAGGGAAACCGAATCTAGCCCAACGGTGAAAACCATATTTTGACCGCAAGGTCAAAGTATCGGTTGGAGCCTTGGGGTACCAAGTAAAAAACAACAAAAGGGCTGAAAGTCTGACCCCTAATTGCTTTAATTAGACATAAATACCTAAACCAACTTATGTCTAATGATATAAACGTAATGGATTTTCTTCATATTATGGGATTTGCTATACTCGATAAAATCTGACTCAAATCCGTTTGACACCATCTGTGAAATATACAGATGGTGTTTTTGATTGTGCCCTTAATTTAGATTCATATGTACTTAAAGTATTGTCTTTCTTTGTTAATTAATGTGTAGTTTTACATAACTCATAATTCATCTATCTAAGAAGTCATCCTCTATCTAAAAAAACAGATAGATATCTCTTTATATGCGATGTTTAAGAAACAGCTTAGATCGTGGATTATAAACTGAACTAATAAAACAAAATGTATGAGTACACCACCCAAATTACAAGATCAAATCGTTGCAATTAAAGTATTAAACGGTTGTGATCCTTCTCTAAAGAAAAATTTAAAGGAAGGGGAATATTACTATCTCAATAAGGTCGTTGATCTAAAAACAATGAAGATTATTTCGGATTTGCCTAGATTGTATGACTATAGCCAACCAGATGGTAGAGAGATAACGATAAATATCAGTGCTATTGTTGGAGGAAATGGATCTGGTAAGAGTACAATTGTCGAACTTGTTATTGCATTTCTCTATTCGATATCGGTTCAAAAAGACATATTAGATGGAGATCAATCTTTTAAAGACTTTCATCTTGAAGTTATATATGTGAAGGATAATAAGCTTATTAAGCTCGTTGGTAAAGGTTTTAATGTATCAAGATACGAATGTGATCTAGACGAAACTGAACTTAGCTTTAAGAAAGTTAAGGGATATGTTAAAATCGATGATTTTCCCTACCATGTGGTTACAAATTATTCTTTATATGGGCTAAATTCATCGGAAATAGGCGAATGGATTGATAAAATGTTTCATAAAAACGATGGCTATCAGGTGCCTTGTGTTTTGACTCCACATCGAGAAGATGGTAATATTGATGTAAACAAAGAGAGTGAACTAACAAAGGATCGTATGTTGTTAAATGGACTTTCATTAGGGACAGATAAGTCGAACTTTCAAATTGTTTCTGATAAAGTTGTCAAGAATATCAGATATACAGTTAATGATAAGAAATTCACTAGCTATGGGGATTATAAGAATAACTACCCTGTATTTAAAGTAATGATGTTTGAGCAGCTAGAGGGTGTCGGTGATTATTATGATACTGAGGATGTTATTGGAGGTGCTTTATTAGAATTGCTAGGTTTAGACAAAGGTCTTTTAGATGGGCATTCTTTAGGTAATGCCCTAAATAAAATTAAATCCTATATCTTTCAGAAAGTAATAAAGATATGTGCAACATATAAGCAATATGGATCTTTTGTCTGTTGTTATAGGCAAATAAAAAGAGATCAAGATGAAGATATATCTGTAGTAATGAGTAAACATCTTATTCAGTATGAATTAAATTATGATGAAAGAAAATTAGGTGATTTCCATTATTTATGTGACGTTGATGTTGCAAAACTAGGAGAAGCTTTAAAATCTGACCATAGCCATATAACGACCAAATTACATCGTGCAATCAATTTTGTTAAATATCATGATAAAGACTATTATCGAGATATCAATGAAATAGCCTCTTCCATTGATCAATATGGTGATTTTATAAGTCCTGTCTATTCTTTTCCTATTGAGAAATTTCGAAAAAACTTTAAATTATTAATTGAAGACAAGGGTGTAGATATTACAGAAGAAAGCTACAGTGAGTTCTTCTATCCATCTTTCCTTGATGTCGATTTTGAACTTGTCGATAAAGAACCCAAAGAGGAAGAGAATAAAAACCTCAAAGAGAAAAAGAATAAAGATCTCAAAAAGGAAAAGAATAAAAGTCCTTTTTGGTTTAATACCCTAAGCTCAGGGGAGAAGCAAAAAATATACTCTATAAACAATCTGCTATATCATGCACGAAATATCGATTCTGTATCTAGAACAGAGAAAGGTGAGGAGGAGATATTAAAAACCTATGACTCTGTTACATTTATCCTCGATGAGATTGAGCTGTACTTCCATCCAGAAATGCAAAGAACCTATATTGATGATCTAATTAAAACATTAAGTGGTCATAACTTTAAGAATATAAAGAATTTCAATATTACATTTATTACTCACTCACCATATATCTTATCAGATATTCCGTCTCAATTTATACTGAAATTGAAAAATGGAATAATTCAAGATGATGTAATTAATTCAAGTAATTCTTTTGCAGGGAATATTCATAATATGTTAGCTCAAGATTTTTTTATGAGTGATAGCATAGGGGAATTTGCTAGAAATAAAATAGATGAAATTGTGGAGTTCTACTATAAGGTGAAGAGAGATAAGCAAGATAAAAAAGATTTAGATGAATTAAAACAGGATTATAAAACTAAAAGAACTGACTTCGTACAGACTGTAGGTTTGATCGGAGAGCGTGCCGTTAAGAATATACTTAAATCACAGATTAATTCATTGGAGAGAATACTGTATGCAGATGACCCTGCAGCTGAAATAGAGTTACTAAAAGAAAGAATAGATCAACTAAACAAAAAGCCTAATGCTTAAAATACCATATCCCATTGAGGAGGACGATAAAATAAAGATGGAAGTTGATTATCTCAACGCCTTAAGTAATAAAGCTAAATACGACGAAATTAAGAAAAAGTTAAGTGATCTAGAAGAAAAAATTTCTTCAGATTCACTTGTTAAAAGAATAGATGCTAATTGTATTCAAAAATATCTTAGTAAGATATTCATTATTAGTATTTCTAAGATGCTACTAATAAAAGATACTCTTGAAAAATATCCTTCATATTTAGAGGAATTGAACCAAATATTTAAAAAAGAAACGAATTCGGAGAAGATCGATTATCATTATACTACCTTTCAACCAGATATTCGTGATTTTTTTCAAAACGTAACTAATTTAGGAGTTAAATTGGAATCATGTTTTTACTGCAATATTAGTCACATTAATCCTTTTGCTTTGCCTATTCAAAAATATAAAGATGTTATAGATTTCTTAAATAAGGCATCAAAAAAAGAATTAAAACAAATCAATGATATCGGAAAGGCAAGAGCTGAAAGTATTTTTGAGAAAGATTTTAAGGAACAGGAAGAATTGATTGGTATTAATAAAATTAATAATAAAGATCTGGAAATTATCATTAAAGATATTGAGCAGAAATTAAATGATACTCAAGAAGAATACTCTCAGTATTTCACATTAGATCATTTTATGCCAAAGGCAAAATATCCTTGTTTTTCATTGTCGTTATATAATTTTGTTCCTTCCTGCCATACCTGTAACTGTACATTGAAAGTTGATAAGTTTGATAAAGTAATTGAAGATAATATATCAAGTATTTCACCATCATCTGAAGATTTTACTTTAGATCGAGATTTTAGATTTCACCTCTTATATCCTTCAGAAAAAAAACAAAAGGAATTCATATTAAGTAATGAAATACTGAGTAATACTAAAGCTGTTGAGGCCGTATTTGACTTGTTTGCTTTGGAAGGACGTTATAAGCATTTCGAAGAAGAGGCCAATGAAATGGTTGATAAATCAATGAAATATAGTGACTCCAACCTCGATCAGATATCACGTTTGTTAAAGGTCTCTACAAACGAATTAGAGAAAGATATATACGGGGCAGATCTATATGATGAGAAATGCCAAAAGCCGCTATCAAAACTTCGTAAAGATATCGCAAAACAAATTGATATTATTTAAAAGTCATGTTGTGTTAAGATGGTTTACTACCGCTTAGATAAAATTTAGGTAGGAGAGAACTCCTACCTAAATTTTATCTACTCTTTTGAAATACGAACAAGCTCATCTAACTCTTGGTTGGTTAACTCACCAATCCATTTCTCTCCTTGTGTCACCGTTAAGTCTGCTAGGGCTTTCTTACTTTGAATCATCTTATCTATCTTCTCTTCGAAGGTGTCTTTGGTAATCATACGATGTACCATCACATTCTTCTTCTGCCCAATACGGAAGGCCCTATCTGTCGCTTGTGCTTCCACTGCTGGGTTCCACCAGAGGTCATAATGAACCACATGATTCGCAGCCGTAAGGTTAAGTCCAGTACCACCTGCTTTGATAGATAAGATAAAGATCTTAACATGCGGCTTATTCTGAAAATCTTCGACCATCTGGTCTCTACTCTTTCGTGGCGTACCCCCATGCAAGAATAGAGGTGTTTGGCGCAACTCTTGTTCAATCATCTGAGTCAAAAGATCTCCCATCTCTTTATATTGCGTAAAGATCAGCACCTTCTCATTGCTCTCCATGATCGATGTAAGCAGAGAGATAAGGTGTGCTGCTTTACCTGAAAGAGCAATATTACTATCCCCCTTCTTTAAAAATTGAGATGGATGGTTACATATCTGCTTTAACGCCGTCATCATCTTTAAGATCAAACCAGCTCTCTTAAACGCGGAGTCCGTATCATCTCTCGAATCTTTTGCCTCCTTGATAACCCCTTCATACAGCGCTGTTTGATCTGCCGTTAATTGTGTGTAACAGTTGTGCTCCACCTTATCTGGAAGATCCGAGATAATAGATTTATCCATCTTCGTACGTCTAAGAATAAATGGCTTGGTCACCATCTTAAAGACCTCAAGCTGTTGATGGTTATTCTCTAACTCTATCGGCTTAGAGAAATTCTTTTGAAAAGCCGTCGCACTACCTAGATATCCTTTGTTTACAAAATCAAAAATACTCCAATACTCCTTCAATCGGTTCTCCACTGGGGTACCACTCATCGCAATCTTACTATTTGCTTTAAGCTTCTTAATGGCTTTGGTTTGATGTGTCCCAGCATTCTTTATGTTTTGCGCTTCATCAATAGCAGCAATCGCCCACTTAACCTTAGAGAGCTTCTCTATGTCACTACGCATCACCCCATAAGAGGTGATCGTTATATCTGCGGCCGAAACATCCAATTCACGCTTGGTTCCGTGATATATCTGATAGCTCAAAGAAGGAGCAAAACGTTCTAACTCTTTGCTCCAGTTGGTGATCAAAGTCGTAGGCACAACAATGATGGCCTTATGTTTATCTAACTGTTTCTCTTCTTTTAACTTCAGAAGAAGTGTAATGATCTGAATGGTCTTCCCCAGTCCCATATCATCAGCAATAATACTTCCAAAGCCGATTTTCGTATTGTTATATAACCATTGAAATCCTCTCTCTTGATATGGACGTAGAGTGGCATCCAAAGTGTTTGGTATCTCAACATCCTTAGGTGTCGTAGTCTCTTTAATCAACATACGCACTTCATCGGTCAATGTAACCGTTGCACCATCATAACTCTCCGATAGGGCGGACTGGAGTATATCTGCTTTCGAGACCTTCTTCTCTGTGTTGATGTTATCCAACAACTTCGCGATCTCTTTGGGGTCCACCATGATATAGTTCTCTCTCAACTTGATAATACCAGACATATTCTGAACCATCTTTCTGAACTCCGAAATGGAAACAGTGGTGTCACCAATGGCGATCTGCCATTCGAAATCTAATACACTATCTAAGCTGAGGTAGCTCTTTGTATTTGATGACTCCAGTTGAGATGTAATCTTCATGGACAACTGTGGTCTAGCCAGATCTTTCAAAGAAGCGGGAAGCATCACACGAATGTTTAACAATCGAACCCAAGGCAGGACATAAGTCATAAAATCCATAAACCCATCTGCTTTGTAAATCAGCTTTTGATCTTTCTTGCTCGTAACCAATGTCTTTAGATCCTTAAACTCATTGGTTAAGCTAGATAGTGTCTTTAATAGGGAAGGCTTGAAGGTTTCATACTGTTTGTCCTCAAGAAATGTAGACAGAGGGAGAGGCTTTCCAATTCCATTCTTCTGATCTTCTACCCACAATTCGAACTCAAACTGATGCTTATTAGGATTATCTTGTACCTTCACAATAGGCACAAACTGATTGGAACTGAGAAATAACAGGTGTAGATATTGATGGATACTCTCAGGTATCTGCTTCTCATGGAGTGCATCGAAAGATTGCGGTTCTCCATAAAAGAACATATTAACGACTTTGGCATCGGTACTTTTTAGACTCTTCACCTCTATAGGCCGGTTCTCCGAAACAAAATAGGTCAGAAACTGTGATGCCATAGCCATCACCTGATCATAAGCAGAGAGATAATGCACCTTCGTACCCTCTTCCAAAACTCGAACAAGATCTTCCGTTAGGTTCGATGCCAATATTTCAATAAAAGCATGTACCTCTGGATTAATGGTTGCAGGAATCCATCGAACCACATGTTTAATGCCACGCATATCAAGAATCTGAGGAATATACGCGCCACTTGCTGCTAGTTTCAAACTCAAATGATAACATTGGTAAAGAGTTTGTAGACTAGTGGACAAACGAGATAGATATTTTCTAGGAATACGATCCAAGAAATTCATCATCCCATAGATGCCATCATCCAATACATTGAATTCAACGACACCTCGATCCGACTGCATCATTGCACTGTGAAATAGACTATTGTCGTTGATCCAAACCAATGTGCTATAGATATCCTCGAACTCCATGGGTTCAAACATAGTCACCTCTTTATTCAGGATAGTGGTGGCATACTTCTCTACCGAACGATACTGCTTCTGCATTAAAGAGAGAAACTTCTTTTCAAAGAATACGGTTTGATTATCTAGTAAAGACAAGATATTCTTCGACTGCTTGGTAAGAGACGATAGGTCCATATCCAATGCATTACGATCCTCCTTCTCCTGTACTTTGTATTTATATTGTTTCGATGAGTAGATGTTAGACATACAGGGAATAGAACGCTCTTTTGTTAGGTTCAATCCCTCTCTTTTCAACTCCTTCTGGATATCTAAACCTTTCAGTGAAAACAGACGAAAAGGGTCACGGTCAATCTCTTCTGAAATCAGGTAGATCACCGCTGCCAAATGTTTACAAGGAACAGCATAATCGGGACAAGAACAATCCATTGAAAAATCATTCCATCGAAGAGGAAAGAGATCGATATTCAGTTCATTGGCAATTACATATATCTCTTCAGGAAGTTCTCTATTTAGTAGACTGGCTAAAATCAAAGGCTCTTGATAGATCACTTTTAACAAAGCATCTTTCTCTGCTTGTATGAGTTTAGGAACGACGATCTCAACACGATAAGGTGTGCGCATCGATCCTTTTACCTTCGCCTCGATTCGATTGTCCTTAAAATCAATACTCTTCACATAACTATTTCGAGCATAAGTTCTTCCCCTAGGTAGACGGTTGTTGTTATCTATATGGGTTAAAGAGTTAAGAAATTTCTCGCCCCACCATGTTAGTCCAAATTTTTTAGCCATATCACTTATCATTGTTTCATTCCAAAGATAAAAAACAATCATATAATAGACCCTCTTTTACGATGTAATTCGTTGTGGTATATTACTGAATACATCCCAGTTAGACACTGTCTATAAAGTGGGTCTGTCTTGATATTCTGTAGACCTCTCCCTTCTGATATGACCATCTCCTCATTTGCTTGCCATCAAGAAAATATCTCTCCTTAAACCCTATATGTTGTCTAACCGTTTGTTACTCAAGAAATAGACAATTGATCATCTCCACATTTAATAGTTTTCGACACATCAAATGGGTGCCCATATACTATCCTGATCATTACAAACGACAGTATTAAAGGCTCTTTATGAAAGTTGGAGGGTGACCATTTTAAATAGAGCAATGCTTATATACCATTATCACATCCGACCACATCAATATCACCTTACGCTGACCAACAAGCTACTTGCTCCTGCCTTTCCCCTGAGATGGCTCGAAATTGATTCAAAGTTCACTCGAAGTTCATTCATCGATTTCCCATTTTGGGTGAGGGAATTTCGAGTGAACTTGGAATGATATCCAAGAAAAAGCAGGTGATAGCAGCATGTTAGTCAGGTGATAGGGGCTTTAAAAGTTCTTTATGAATCTCTATTTATTTAAAACGCCGTAATCTCGCAGGTTGTATCCTTTAGGATACTATTTCAATGATTCGTGATCTTCTTCAATCTTGAATGTGTTGTTCTATAATTG
It encodes:
- a CDS encoding DEAD/DEAH box helicase, with the protein product MAKKFGLTWWGEKFLNSLTHIDNNNRLPRGRTYARNSYVKSIDFKDNRIEAKVKGSMRTPYRVEIVVPKLIQAEKDALLKVIYQEPLILASLLNRELPEEIYVIANELNIDLFPLRWNDFSMDCSCPDYAVPCKHLAAVIYLISEEIDRDPFRLFSLKGLDIQKELKREGLNLTKERSIPCMSNIYSSKQYKYKVQEKEDRNALDMDLSSLTKQSKNILSLLDNQTVFFEKKFLSLMQKQYRSVEKYATTILNKEVTMFEPMEFEDIYSTLVWINDNSLFHSAMMQSDRGVVEFNVLDDGIYGMMNFLDRIPRKYLSRLSTSLQTLYQCYHLSLKLAASGAYIPQILDMRGIKHVVRWIPATINPEVHAFIEILASNLTEDLVRVLEEGTKVHYLSAYDQVMAMASQFLTYFVSENRPIEVKSLKSTDAKVVNMFFYGEPQSFDALHEKQIPESIHQYLHLLFLSSNQFVPIVKVQDNPNKHQFEFELWVEDQKNGIGKPLPLSTFLEDKQYETFKPSLLKTLSSLTNEFKDLKTLVTSKKDQKLIYKADGFMDFMTYVLPWVRLLNIRVMLPASLKDLARPQLSMKITSQLESSNTKSYLSLDSVLDFEWQIAIGDTTVSISEFRKMVQNMSGIIKLRENYIMVDPKEIAKLLDNINTEKKVSKADILQSALSESYDGATVTLTDEVRMLIKETTTPKDVEIPNTLDATLRPYQERGFQWLYNNTKIGFGSIIADDMGLGKTIQIITLLLKLKEEKQLDKHKAIIVVPTTLITNWSKELERFAPSLSYQIYHGTKRELDVSAADITITSYGVMRSDIEKLSKVKWAIAAIDEAQNIKNAGTHQTKAIKKLKANSKIAMSGTPVENRLKEYWSIFDFVNKGYLGSATAFQKNFSKPIELENNHQQLEVFKMVTKPFILRRTKMDKSIISDLPDKVEHNCYTQLTADQTALYEGVIKEAKDSRDDTDSAFKRAGLILKMMTALKQICNHPSQFLKKGDSNIALSGKAAHLISLLTSIMESNEKVLIFTQYKEMGDLLTQMIEQELRQTPLFLHGGTPRKSRDQMVEDFQNKPHVKIFILSIKAGGTGLNLTAANHVVHYDLWWNPAVEAQATDRAFRIGQKKNVMVHRMITKDTFEEKIDKMIQSKKALADLTVTQGEKWIGELTNQELDELVRISKE
- a CDS encoding ATP-binding protein — protein: MSSFKIAIASGKGGVGKTTLSVLLYHQLQKAMNETISLVDCDVEEPNSRIFFPSSTQTKQEVAIQEIPAIDTERCTFCRKCVDVCEFNAIMMVGALKHAEVNESLCHSCGACEYVCDQHALGTKRVAIGLMTQHQTPLGSLYEGRLEVGSVMQTRLIGMLKEWGPSGHIAIYDAPPGTSCSVVETLDEMDYVVLVAEETSFGLHDLKLIIRLVKALQIPFGVVINKAGLGSTPLKTYLQQQQVELLGEIPHSIPFAKASAKADIFDSMPSVIQGAIETVAQKIKHKRVEV
- a CDS encoding ATP-binding protein produces the protein MREITVLSGKGGAGKTSITAALASLCSKAVFCDNDVDASDLHLIFSPQKQQCHPFEYGWEMTIDPQKCNGCQLCESLCRFHAIQMNKDGKAEMKPFQCEGCRLCERSCPQNAITSQINKNNHWFISSSRFGALVHAEMGVGEENSGKLVSLIRKESRDLAKQLNIEYVINDGPPGIGCSTIASITGTHAVLVVIETSESGWHDAIRVLDLAKKWDVPTYAVINKYDLNESLSDKIKIYLKEKKIPLLASIPWSREFVEAIEQQQNIIEYSQNEELKASLHHVWDAIK
- a CDS encoding Mrp/NBP35 family ATP-binding protein, whose amino-acid sequence is MSITNIKNILLVSSGKGGVGKSMVAVNTAYALSQNGYKTGILDADFYGPSVPLAMGIRDQRLTSKKEGGKELFYPIIKHGIKVNSLGFMMNPEDPVIWRGPLASSALNQLLHDTIWEELDFLVLDMPPGTGDIAISIVQQLPNANAIVVTTPQEMAVADARKAANMFLSQGMDIKVLGVVENMSWFTPQEHPEEKYFLFGKGGGAQLAHEISTSLLAQIPLVAEVGTCADQGKPIYATDQKPILDAFDQLIEKILDETLVTVA
- a CDS encoding ARMT1-like domain-containing protein — translated: MEKSCQKCHIRSVEKLIQKFSLEPARAARLRQQAKAYLDITTDIPNPIRAQYIHRLSREILQNRDPFDHVKRSANELLMAQYDHWFNYIRQSEEPLFTASKLAIIGNIIDYGAHRAQDDIIALIEPFLSRKVVTNQIDSFVKSIDRAKDILYLGDNAGEIFFDKLLIELIGPEKVTYVTRGEPVINDVTKEDAETIGITSLCKTLDNGSDAPSTVLSDCSDAFLEHYYASDMIISKGQGNFEGLMNEKHTNTFFLLIAKCIPIADMLNVHVDDMVLKKYEKHEFV